From a region of the Pseudanabaena sp. ABRG5-3 genome:
- a CDS encoding PhoH family protein, translating into MKKIFVLDTNVLLYDPTAMKRFEDNEVVLPMTIIEELDRFKKQPEMIGRNARQVSRELDQLRGQGNIIQGIDLENGGLLRVALCDRETLKTLPVELEGDRNDNAILAVALELKNNCQCRVVMVSKDTNLRIKADALGLEAQDYETNKVDISELYTGVAEVMVKATSIDQLFKNNAITLEGDFCPNQAVMLIDEFNPSHTALAIVKDSNGQGSSKLVAINKLVNAGVLGINARNREQKFALDLLLNDDIPLVTLVGKAGTGKTLLAIAVGLHKVADERTYTRLLISRPVIPMGKDIGYLPGDIKEKLTPWMQPIYDNFDLIFGAQSSKDPKEKRNLHTHVRRGHEDLIERGLLQIEPLTYIRGRTIPQQFLIVDEAQNLTPHEVKTILTRAGEGTKVVLTGDPEQIDSPFIDAASNGLTYVVERFKNDPLAGHITLSKGERSALAERSTELL; encoded by the coding sequence ATGAAAAAGATTTTTGTACTTGATACTAATGTGCTGTTGTACGATCCAACCGCTATGAAACGCTTTGAGGATAATGAAGTTGTCCTACCAATGACGATCATTGAAGAACTTGATCGCTTCAAAAAACAGCCTGAAATGATCGGACGTAATGCGAGACAGGTTTCTCGTGAACTAGACCAATTGCGCGGTCAGGGGAATATCATCCAAGGTATTGATCTAGAAAATGGGGGATTGCTGCGAGTTGCCCTGTGCGATCGCGAAACTTTAAAAACGCTGCCCGTTGAACTAGAAGGCGATCGTAATGACAATGCCATTTTGGCTGTAGCCCTTGAACTCAAGAATAATTGTCAATGCCGTGTGGTCATGGTCAGCAAAGACACCAACCTCCGAATCAAGGCAGATGCCCTAGGATTGGAAGCGCAAGACTATGAAACCAATAAAGTCGATATTTCCGAGCTTTATACAGGTGTTGCAGAGGTGATGGTCAAGGCTACCAGCATTGATCAACTGTTTAAAAATAATGCGATTACCCTTGAGGGTGATTTCTGTCCCAATCAAGCGGTGATGCTGATTGACGAATTCAATCCTTCCCATACAGCTCTCGCGATCGTCAAGGATAGTAATGGTCAAGGCTCTAGTAAGTTGGTTGCCATTAATAAACTTGTCAATGCAGGCGTTTTGGGAATTAATGCCCGCAACCGTGAACAGAAATTTGCCCTTGATCTTTTACTGAATGATGATATTCCTTTAGTAACTCTTGTCGGCAAGGCTGGCACAGGGAAAACTTTATTAGCGATCGCTGTGGGATTACATAAAGTCGCCGATGAACGCACCTATACCCGACTACTCATTTCGCGTCCTGTCATTCCGATGGGCAAAGATATTGGCTATTTACCTGGGGACATCAAAGAAAAGCTCACCCCTTGGATGCAGCCTATTTACGATAACTTCGACCTAATTTTTGGCGCACAGTCTTCTAAAGATCCGAAGGAAAAGCGCAATTTGCATACCCATGTGCGCCGAGGTCATGAGGACTTGATCGAGCGAGGACTCCTTCAGATTGAACCATTGACCTATATTCGTGGGCGCACGATTCCCCAGCAGTTTCTGATCGTTGATGAGGCTCAAAACCTCACTCCCCATGAAGTGAAAACAATTCTCACCCGTGCGGGAGAAGGAACTAAGGTAGTCCTCACAGGTGATCCAGAACAAATCGATAGTCCTTTTATCGATGCCGCGAGTAATGGACTCACCTATGTGGTGGAACGGTTCAAGAATGATCCGCTCGCAGGTCATATCACTCTTAGCAAAGGCGAACGATCAGCTCTAGCAGAACGTTCTACAGAATTGCTCTAA
- the arsM gene encoding arsenosugar biosynthesis arsenite methyltransferase ArsM has protein sequence MSYLETTAEFYSEAAKNPQVGLCCLSTPPLQYPDLKIPQIMQQMNYGCGTTIHPTELRNNPTVLYIGVGGGLEALQFAYFCRRKRSIIAVDPVVAMREVADQNLQLAAKENAWFDREFVEILEGDAFALPVPDASVDVVAQNCLFNIFEPQDLQRALKEVYRVLKPKGRLIMSDPIATRPIPANLQADERLRAMCLSGAMTYEDYIQHLIDVGFGQIEVRARRPYRLLDNHSFDLDTPLLLESLDSVSFKVPIPSDGACVFTGKTAIYSGSEESLNDRAGHILQRGNPLSVCDKTAAKLAHNFPQEIIVTDSTWHYNGGGCC, from the coding sequence ATGAGTTATCTCGAAACTACCGCCGAATTTTATTCAGAAGCTGCCAAAAATCCTCAAGTAGGCTTGTGTTGCCTTAGCACGCCACCACTGCAATATCCTGACCTCAAGATTCCCCAAATCATGCAGCAGATGAATTATGGCTGCGGTACGACTATTCATCCTACAGAATTACGCAACAATCCTACGGTTCTCTATATCGGCGTTGGTGGTGGGCTAGAAGCTTTGCAATTTGCCTACTTCTGCCGTCGCAAACGCAGTATTATTGCTGTTGATCCAGTGGTAGCCATGCGAGAAGTGGCTGATCAGAACTTACAACTAGCGGCAAAGGAGAATGCTTGGTTCGATCGCGAATTTGTGGAAATTCTCGAAGGTGATGCTTTTGCCTTGCCTGTACCTGATGCCTCAGTGGATGTAGTTGCCCAGAACTGCCTATTTAATATCTTTGAGCCACAGGATTTACAACGAGCCTTAAAGGAAGTCTATCGTGTTCTCAAACCGAAGGGAAGATTGATCATGAGTGACCCCATCGCCACTCGTCCTATTCCAGCCAATCTGCAAGCCGACGAACGCTTACGGGCTATGTGTCTATCGGGTGCAATGACCTATGAGGATTACATTCAGCATCTCATTGATGTAGGCTTTGGACAAATCGAAGTACGCGCCCGCCGTCCCTATCGATTGCTTGATAACCATAGCTTTGATTTAGATACACCACTTCTGTTAGAGAGTTTAGATTCTGTCTCTTTTAAGGTTCCTATTCCTAGTGATGGAGCCTGTGTATTTACAGGTAAAACCGCAATTTATAGCGGCAGCGAGGAATCTTTAAATGATCGTGCAGGTCATATTTTACAACGCGGCAACCCTCTCTCTGTCTGTGATAAAACAGCAGCAAAACTAGCTCATAATTTCCCTCAAGAAATAATTGTAACTGATTCGACTTGGCACTATAACGGTGGAGGTTGTTGCTAA
- a CDS encoding TVP38/TMEM64 family protein — translation MDNHSSTPSSSLKGKERKKSLWLVSWIIGAAITFLLINAIVTSPAFAQDNFAVHPFDPQTLFRNTLQWIEDLGYVGGIAFILIYIIATIAFIPGSALTLGAGAVFGVLWGSLYVFVGATLGAIAAFLIGRYLARDWIGKRIEGNQQFIAIDQAVANSGFKIVLLTRLSPVFPFNLLNYAFGITGVTLKDYAIASIGMLPATVLYVYIGSLASDLARISNEQSTSTALQWAIRIFGFLATIVVTLYVTDLARKAIAEINN, via the coding sequence ATGGATAATCATTCTTCCACGCCTAGTTCTTCTCTTAAAGGGAAAGAAAGGAAAAAATCTTTATGGCTAGTTAGTTGGATAATTGGTGCTGCGATCACCTTTTTATTAATCAATGCGATCGTCACTAGTCCTGCCTTTGCTCAAGATAATTTCGCTGTTCACCCCTTCGATCCTCAGACGTTATTTCGTAATACCTTGCAATGGATTGAAGACTTAGGCTATGTCGGCGGGATTGCCTTTATTCTGATTTACATCATTGCGACGATTGCCTTTATTCCTGGTTCAGCTTTGACCTTAGGAGCAGGGGCTGTGTTTGGAGTCCTGTGGGGTTCGCTCTATGTATTTGTTGGGGCAACCTTGGGCGCGATCGCTGCCTTTTTAATTGGACGCTATTTAGCTCGCGACTGGATTGGTAAAAGGATCGAGGGCAATCAGCAATTTATAGCGATCGATCAAGCCGTTGCTAATTCAGGATTTAAAATCGTGTTACTAACGCGCTTGTCTCCAGTATTTCCCTTTAATTTATTAAATTACGCCTTTGGCATTACGGGTGTGACGCTAAAGGACTATGCGATCGCCTCGATCGGAATGCTTCCCGCCACTGTTTTGTATGTCTATATTGGCTCTCTAGCTAGCGATCTTGCCCGTATTAGCAATGAGCAATCTACAAGTACCGCCTTACAATGGGCAATTCGGATCTTCGGTTTTCTCGCCACAATTGTCGTAACGCTATATGTGACTGACCTTGCACGTAAAGCGATCGCTGAAATCAATAACTAA
- a CDS encoding glutamine synthetase III has translation MSGNESRIQAIYQITNREPQPKKAPKRLEELWATDVFTLSKMQECLPKPVFKSIKKTIQTGEPLDSSVADAIALAMKDWAISKGALYYAHVFYPLTNATAEKHDGFISVQSDGSAISEFAGKLLVQGEPDGSSFPNGGIRSTFEARGYTAWDVTSPAYIMETDNGSTLCIPTVFVSWTGEALDKKTPLLRSNAAMNKAATRVLKILGEKEIAPVNSSCGAEQEYFLVDANFANARPDLLLAGRTLFGKPSAKGQQFDDHYFGAIPERVQVFMQDVEERLYRLGIPAKTRHNEVAPGQFEIAPFHEAANVATDHQQMIMTMLRFTAKKHGFVCLLHEKPFAGINGSGKHVNWSVGNATQGNLLDPGDTPHSNAQFLVFCGAVIRGIHKYGPLLRSVVATASNDHRLGANEAPPAIISVYLGSQLEDVFEQIRQGDLKSSTSKGKMHIGVDTLPVLPTDPGDRNRTSPFAFTGNRFEFRAVGSGQSVAGPLVAMNTILADSLNWVADQLESEISKGIDLNTAIGTVLKQVMDLHGAIVFNGNGYSEEWHKEAVEKRGLRNLRTTADALPVLKEPEIVDLFSKLNVLSPVELASRFETYSEQYINSIAVEAKLVVSIVKTLVYPAATRYLSDLANTALSLKEVGVDFDKETLDKVSSLTKLAIDGVSKLSDALAKHDFASTEEHMQFTAQTVRPLMDTIRGYVDALEAEVADDLWPLPTYQEMLFIK, from the coding sequence ATGAGCGGAAACGAGTCACGCATTCAAGCCATTTATCAGATCACCAATCGCGAGCCACAGCCCAAGAAAGCACCAAAGCGGTTGGAAGAGTTGTGGGCGACCGATGTGTTTACTCTGAGCAAAATGCAGGAGTGCCTGCCTAAGCCAGTCTTTAAATCAATCAAGAAGACAATTCAAACTGGTGAACCCCTTGATAGCTCAGTAGCTGACGCGATCGCACTAGCGATGAAAGATTGGGCAATCTCTAAGGGCGCTCTATACTATGCCCACGTCTTTTACCCCTTAACCAATGCTACTGCCGAAAAACATGATGGCTTCATTTCAGTCCAGAGCGATGGATCGGCAATCTCAGAATTTGCAGGAAAATTATTAGTCCAAGGTGAGCCAGACGGTTCTTCATTCCCCAATGGCGGTATCCGCTCCACCTTTGAAGCCCGTGGTTACACTGCATGGGATGTCACCAGCCCTGCATACATCATGGAAACCGACAATGGTTCTACCCTCTGTATTCCTACGGTTTTCGTGTCTTGGACTGGTGAAGCTCTTGACAAGAAAACCCCTCTCCTCCGCTCCAATGCAGCTATGAACAAAGCTGCAACTAGAGTTTTAAAAATCTTGGGTGAAAAGGAAATTGCTCCTGTTAACTCTAGCTGCGGTGCTGAGCAAGAGTACTTCCTAGTTGATGCCAACTTTGCTAATGCTCGTCCTGACTTGTTGCTCGCAGGTCGTACCTTGTTTGGTAAGCCTTCGGCTAAGGGGCAACAGTTTGATGACCATTACTTTGGTGCAATCCCAGAGCGTGTACAAGTTTTCATGCAAGACGTTGAAGAGCGTCTATATCGTCTTGGTATTCCTGCTAAGACTCGCCACAACGAAGTTGCTCCCGGACAATTTGAAATTGCACCATTCCATGAGGCCGCTAACGTAGCCACTGATCACCAACAAATGATCATGACTATGTTGCGTTTCACTGCTAAGAAGCATGGCTTTGTTTGCTTGCTCCATGAAAAACCCTTTGCAGGTATTAACGGTTCTGGTAAGCACGTTAACTGGTCAGTTGGCAATGCAACTCAAGGCAACTTGCTCGATCCTGGTGACACCCCTCACTCCAATGCTCAGTTCTTAGTGTTCTGTGGTGCAGTTATTCGCGGTATCCACAAATATGGTCCTCTGTTGCGCTCTGTAGTTGCAACTGCTAGCAACGACCATCGCTTAGGCGCTAACGAAGCTCCTCCTGCGATTATCTCGGTTTATCTCGGTTCACAGCTTGAGGATGTATTTGAGCAAATCCGTCAAGGTGATCTCAAGAGTTCTACCAGCAAAGGGAAGATGCATATTGGTGTAGATACTTTGCCAGTGCTGCCAACCGATCCTGGCGATCGCAACCGTACTTCGCCCTTTGCATTTACTGGCAACCGCTTTGAGTTCCGCGCCGTTGGTTCTGGTCAATCGGTAGCTGGTCCTCTCGTTGCCATGAATACCATCTTGGCAGACTCCCTCAACTGGGTTGCCGATCAATTAGAGTCTGAAATCTCTAAGGGTATTGATTTGAATACCGCTATTGGCACTGTGCTAAAACAGGTGATGGATCTGCATGGCGCGATTGTCTTCAATGGCAATGGTTATTCTGAAGAGTGGCATAAGGAAGCAGTCGAGAAGCGTGGCTTACGCAACCTTCGCACCACTGCTGATGCTTTGCCTGTACTCAAGGAGCCTGAAATTGTCGACCTGTTCAGCAAGCTGAATGTCCTGTCTCCTGTTGAGTTAGCAAGCCGCTTTGAGACTTATTCTGAGCAATATATTAACTCCATTGCTGTGGAAGCAAAGCTGGTTGTGAGCATTGTGAAGACCTTGGTTTATCCTGCGGCAACCCGTTATCTGTCTGATCTGGCTAATACTGCCCTTAGCCTCAAGGAAGTTGGTGTTGATTTTGATAAAGAAACCCTTGACAAGGTTTCCTCACTCACCAAATTGGCGATCGATGGTGTTAGCAAGTTGAGCGATGCTTTGGCTAAGCATGACTTTGCTTCGACTGAAGAGCATATGCAGTTCACAGCTCAAACTGTGCGTCCTTTGATGGATACAATCCGTGGATATGTCGATGCCCTAGAAGCTGAAGTTGCTGATGATCTATGGCCATTGCCTACCTATCAAGAGATGTTGTTTATTAAGTAA
- a CDS encoding branched-chain amino acid transaminase — translation MTSQYAYIRGTFVPLEDATISVRTHAFLYGTAVFEGIKAYWLPEENRMAAFRLKEHYQRLIQSCRIIGLQHPLDVDTMISITTDLLHRNQCNSATYLRPIIYKSDLRIGPILKVPHTHDDFCLFSVPMDGYLDTSNGIKVGVSSWRRLDDNAIPARAKVNGAYVNTALAKTDGYASGFDDVVVLTNEGHVAEGSAMNLFLVRDGKLITSSITDNILEGITRSSIIELAAKELGLETVSRTIDRTELYIADEAFFVGTATELAPITSFDHRPVGDGTIGEITKKLRDLYSKAVQGLLPDYHHWLTKV, via the coding sequence ATGACCTCACAGTACGCCTATATACGTGGAACGTTTGTCCCTCTCGAAGATGCCACAATCAGTGTCCGCACCCACGCTTTTCTATATGGTACGGCTGTTTTTGAAGGTATTAAGGCGTATTGGCTACCTGAAGAAAACCGCATGGCGGCATTTCGCCTAAAAGAGCATTATCAACGCTTAATCCAAAGCTGTCGCATTATCGGGTTGCAACATCCTCTTGATGTTGACACGATGATAAGCATTACTACTGACCTATTACACCGTAATCAATGTAACTCTGCTACTTATTTGCGTCCGATTATTTATAAATCCGATCTGCGTATTGGGCCAATTCTTAAAGTTCCCCATACCCATGATGATTTCTGTTTGTTCAGTGTGCCGATGGATGGCTACCTCGACACTAGCAACGGTATTAAAGTTGGTGTGTCCTCATGGCGACGTTTAGATGACAATGCGATTCCTGCGAGAGCAAAAGTTAATGGAGCCTATGTAAATACTGCTCTTGCGAAAACTGATGGCTATGCTTCAGGCTTTGATGATGTTGTCGTTTTAACGAATGAAGGTCATGTTGCTGAAGGAAGTGCCATGAATCTCTTTTTAGTAAGAGATGGAAAACTAATTACTAGTTCCATTACTGATAATATTCTCGAAGGTATTACTCGCAGTTCGATTATTGAGCTAGCTGCAAAAGAATTAGGACTAGAAACCGTATCGCGCACAATCGATCGCACCGAGCTGTACATTGCTGATGAGGCATTTTTTGTCGGTACTGCTACAGAGCTTGCGCCAATCACTAGTTTTGATCATCGTCCTGTTGGCGATGGAACTATTGGCGAAATTACTAAGAAACTTCGTGATTTATACAGTAAAGCGGTTCAAGGTCTCCTGCCCGATTATCATCACTGGCTAACTAAAGTCTAG
- the moaA gene encoding GTP 3',8-cyclase MoaA, with the protein MNNVDYLRISLIDRCNFRCTYCMPEGSEVDYIQAQESLTNTELINLLREVFIPLGFKKFRLTGGEPLLRRDLVQLVEAIANLKGVEDLSMTTNGFLLSDLAKPLHEAGLRRINISLDSLDRDVFRQITGRNLWEKVWAGILAAHEVGFDPLKLNVVVVPDVNDREILDLAALSIDRRWHIRFIEFMPIGNDSLFTHKGWVDSATLRQQISDRYGLDVGNCKGNGPADVFQIPNAKGTLGFISQMSECFCDRCNRMRLSADGLLRPCLLNESGQIDLKTALRQGKNFAELRMAVRDLLNLKEEINFKERDRGTGKQKSYFRTMSQIGG; encoded by the coding sequence GTGAACAATGTTGACTACCTTCGCATCAGTTTGATCGATCGCTGCAATTTTCGCTGCACTTACTGTATGCCAGAAGGCTCGGAAGTCGATTATATTCAGGCACAGGAAAGCCTTACCAATACTGAGTTAATTAACTTGTTGCGAGAGGTATTTATTCCATTAGGTTTTAAAAAATTTCGACTGACGGGGGGAGAGCCTTTATTGCGGCGCGATTTGGTGCAGCTAGTAGAAGCGATCGCCAATCTCAAAGGTGTGGAAGATCTGTCAATGACCACTAATGGTTTTTTGTTAAGTGATTTAGCAAAACCCTTACACGAAGCAGGTTTAAGACGGATTAATATTAGTCTGGACTCCCTCGATCGCGATGTATTTCGGCAAATCACAGGGCGCAATCTCTGGGAAAAGGTATGGGCGGGAATTTTGGCGGCTCATGAGGTGGGGTTCGATCCGCTTAAATTAAATGTGGTAGTTGTACCAGATGTGAATGATCGCGAAATATTAGATTTAGCTGCTCTCAGTATTGATCGTCGTTGGCATATCCGCTTTATTGAGTTTATGCCCATTGGCAACGACAGCCTGTTTACCCATAAGGGCTGGGTGGATTCGGCAACCTTGCGGCAACAAATCAGCGATCGCTATGGTTTAGATGTTGGCAACTGCAAGGGCAACGGACCCGCCGATGTGTTTCAAATCCCCAATGCTAAAGGGACTTTAGGTTTTATTAGTCAAATGTCTGAATGCTTTTGCGATCGCTGTAATCGGATGCGACTCTCAGCGGATGGCTTATTGCGACCATGTTTATTAAATGAGTCAGGACAGATCGATCTCAAAACTGCCCTACGTCAGGGCAAAAATTTTGCTGAATTGCGGATGGCGGTACGTGATTTACTGAATCTCAAGGAAGAAATTAATTTTAAAGAACGCGATCGCGGCACTGGCAAACAAAAAAGTTATTTCCGTACCATGTCCCAAATTGGCGGATAA
- a CDS encoding TIGR00300 family protein produces MTSSLNYLMCAPDHYDVDYVINPWMEGNVHKSSRDRAVEQWQKLYGVLKGLVNVELVTPAKGWPDMVFTANAGLVLGDKAVLSRFLHKERQGEEPYFKAWFESKGFTVYELPKDLPFEGAGDALFDRAGGWLWAGYGFRSELDAHPYLAKWLDVEVLSLRLIDNRFYHLDTCFCPLADGYLLYYPPAFDSYSNRLIEMRVPAEKRIAIEEADAVNFACNAVNVDRNVVMNKISDGLKQRITKAGFTVIETPLTEFLKAGGAAKCLTLRTVEVPITSEQADLEPSGVEARIVELTGHLLDSGIINRALDLVTDNGGSFQVLEFNLGEQRQSTSLARIRISAPSHDLMETIMGELIEIGAVLQDRDTSDANLEPVLQDGVAPDDFYVTTIYPTDACVDGEWIRCTNQRMDAAIAISPDGKTATCKLLRDLVVGDRVVVGYDGVRTVRKPEARDNAKKEEFSFMGAGVSSERRVELVVEQIAWELRQIRDRGGKLVVSCGPVVVHTGGAPHLAYLIREGYVQSMLGGNAIAVHDMEQSSMGTSLGVDLKRGVSVKGGHRHHLKVINSVRRYGSIHKAVEAGFVKTGVMYECVKNNVPFVLAGSIRDDGPLPDTVMDLLEAQRLYSEQIRNADMILMLSSMLHSIGVGNMTPAGVKMVCVDINPAVVTKLSDRGSVESVGVVTDVGLFLSLLVQQLKKLDSPVAIAA; encoded by the coding sequence ATGACTTCCTCACTGAATTATCTGATGTGCGCCCCTGATCACTACGATGTAGACTATGTGATCAATCCTTGGATGGAAGGCAACGTCCACAAATCTAGCCGCGATCGCGCTGTTGAGCAATGGCAAAAACTATATGGAGTCCTCAAGGGTTTAGTTAATGTAGAACTGGTGACCCCTGCTAAGGGATGGCCAGACATGGTATTTACGGCAAATGCAGGATTGGTACTAGGTGACAAAGCAGTATTAAGCCGTTTCCTCCATAAAGAGCGTCAGGGCGAAGAACCCTATTTCAAAGCATGGTTTGAGTCAAAGGGTTTCACGGTGTATGAACTGCCCAAGGACTTACCCTTTGAAGGTGCAGGTGACGCTCTATTTGATCGCGCAGGTGGTTGGCTATGGGCTGGTTATGGCTTCCGTTCAGAACTCGATGCTCATCCTTATCTAGCTAAATGGTTAGATGTAGAAGTACTATCCCTACGCCTCATTGATAATCGCTTCTATCATTTAGATACCTGCTTCTGTCCTTTAGCTGATGGCTATTTACTTTACTATCCACCTGCGTTTGATTCCTATTCCAATCGTTTGATTGAGATGCGAGTTCCTGCGGAAAAGCGGATCGCCATTGAGGAAGCCGATGCGGTGAATTTTGCTTGTAATGCCGTCAATGTCGATCGCAATGTTGTCATGAACAAAATTAGCGATGGCTTAAAACAACGCATTACCAAGGCTGGCTTTACTGTGATCGAAACACCGCTTACGGAATTCCTCAAAGCAGGTGGAGCCGCTAAATGCTTGACTCTCAGAACTGTTGAAGTTCCCATTACGAGTGAACAGGCTGACCTTGAGCCTAGTGGTGTCGAGGCAAGAATTGTGGAATTAACAGGGCATCTGTTAGATTCTGGAATTATCAATCGGGCGCTCGATCTAGTTACTGATAATGGTGGTAGCTTCCAAGTTTTAGAATTCAATCTCGGTGAACAGAGACAAAGCACATCCTTAGCAAGGATTCGCATTTCTGCACCATCCCATGACCTTATGGAAACGATCATGGGCGAATTGATTGAAATTGGTGCGGTCCTACAGGATCGCGATACCTCCGATGCTAATCTTGAGCCTGTATTACAAGATGGTGTTGCTCCTGATGATTTCTATGTCACCACCATCTATCCCACCGATGCCTGTGTGGATGGTGAATGGATTCGTTGCACCAATCAACGGATGGATGCAGCGATCGCGATTAGTCCCGATGGCAAGACTGCAACCTGCAAGCTCTTACGTGATTTAGTCGTAGGCGATCGTGTCGTAGTTGGTTACGATGGCGTGCGGACAGTGCGTAAACCTGAGGCACGAGACAATGCCAAGAAAGAAGAATTTTCCTTCATGGGTGCAGGTGTATCTAGCGAACGTCGCGTCGAACTCGTAGTCGAACAAATCGCATGGGAACTGCGCCAAATTCGCGATCGCGGTGGCAAGTTAGTTGTCTCCTGTGGTCCCGTAGTTGTGCATACTGGTGGCGCTCCTCACCTTGCCTACTTGATTCGTGAAGGCTATGTGCAGTCGATGCTCGGTGGTAATGCGATCGCTGTGCATGATATGGAACAGTCCTCGATGGGAACTTCCCTTGGTGTAGACCTCAAGCGTGGTGTCAGCGTCAAGGGTGGACATCGCCATCACCTCAAAGTGATTAACTCCGTCCGTCGCTATGGCAGCATCCACAAAGCAGTGGAAGCAGGCTTTGTGAAGACTGGGGTAATGTATGAATGCGTCAAGAATAATGTTCCTTTTGTTCTAGCTGGTTCCATTCGTGATGATGGGCCTTTGCCTGATACAGTCATGGATTTGCTAGAAGCCCAACGCCTTTATAGTGAACAAATTCGCAATGCCGATATGATCTTGATGTTGTCATCAATGCTGCATTCTATCGGTGTCGGTAACATGACTCCCGCAGGTGTGAAGATGGTCTGTGTGGATATTAACCCTGCCGTTGTGACGAAGCTCTCCGATCGCGGTTCCGTTGAGTCCGTCGGCGTAGTCACCGATGTCGGACTCTTCCTCAGTCTCCTCGTTCAGCAATTGAAAAAGCTCGATAGTCCTGTAGCGATCGCTGCCTAA
- a CDS encoding Uma2 family endonuclease → MVSQISKPEIIYPDSDGKPMADNTKQFELIVEIKKGLDLLYINEPNVFIAGDLFWYPVQGQSKIVTAPDVMVVFGRPKGDRGSYKQWEEDNIAPQVVFEILSPSNDRLEMSKKLLFFDRHKVEEYYLYDPETNLLDVWIRTSEGLEPIAQSDNWISPRLGVRFDTSTGRLQLYKPDGTKFYSYIEVNQLLEQTTQQLTKAQALLQQYRDRFGELPND, encoded by the coding sequence ATGGTCAGTCAAATCAGCAAACCTGAAATCATTTACCCTGACAGCGATGGTAAGCCAATGGCGGACAATACCAAACAGTTTGAACTCATCGTTGAAATCAAAAAAGGTTTAGATCTACTCTATATCAACGAACCTAACGTCTTCATTGCAGGCGACCTTTTCTGGTATCCCGTTCAAGGACAGTCCAAAATTGTCACTGCCCCTGATGTCATGGTGGTTTTCGGTCGTCCCAAAGGCGATCGCGGATCTTACAAACAATGGGAAGAAGACAACATCGCCCCTCAAGTCGTCTTCGAGATTCTCTCTCCCAGTAACGATCGCCTTGAAATGAGCAAAAAGCTTCTCTTCTTCGATCGCCACAAGGTTGAAGAATATTATCTCTACGATCCCGAAACCAATCTTCTCGACGTTTGGATTCGCACTAGCGAAGGACTAGAACCGATCGCTCAATCCGATAACTGGATAAGCCCCCGCCTCGGAGTCCGCTTTGACACATCCACAGGTCGCCTCCAACTCTACAAACCCGACGGCACAAAATTTTACTCGTACATTGAGGTCAATCAATTACTAGAGCAAACCACACAACAACTCACTAAAGCCCAAGCTTTATTACAGCAATATCGCGATCGCTTTGGGGAATTGCCTAATGACTGA
- a CDS encoding Uma2 family endonuclease, giving the protein MVAIVEKDKTLNQTIILNRWTTATWEEFLGISQVKSNDKAKFYYYQGQYYSENSLSAEHGANHYLTSFLVNLYCMMCKIPLKGLGSERITESSVLGGLRLSLLEEALQRSREIDNSQIGSWFMTQFSLER; this is encoded by the coding sequence ATGGTTGCAATAGTTGAGAAAGACAAGACTTTAAACCAGACCATTATCTTGAATAGATGGACAACAGCGACTTGGGAAGAATTTTTGGGGATATCTCAAGTAAAAAGTAATGATAAAGCGAAGTTCTATTATTATCAAGGGCAATACTACAGCGAGAATTCTTTAAGTGCAGAACATGGAGCTAACCATTACCTAACAAGTTTTTTAGTAAACCTTTACTGCATGATGTGCAAAATTCCTCTCAAGGGCTTAGGAAGCGAAAGGATTACAGAATCCTCAGTATTAGGAGGACTAAGATTGAGTTTATTAGAAGAAGCTTTACAACGTAGCCGTGAAATAGATAATTCCCAAATTGGTTCTTGGTTTATGACGCAGTTTAGTTTAGAGAGATAA